A window from Gottschalkiaceae bacterium SANA encodes these proteins:
- the purH gene encoding bifunctional phosphoribosylaminoimidazolecarboxamide formyltransferase/IMP cyclohydrolase, translated as MPRALVSVFDKTGVLDLCKGLAEEGWEIVSTGGTARLLKEEGIAVLPIEEVTGFPECLDGRVKTLHPRIHGGILAVRSLDSHMKQLEDLSVSPVDMVVNNLYPFRETLEKPGSTHAEIIENIDIGGPSMIRAAAKNYQDVAILVDPADYKEVLEAIKAEGATSYALNERLAAKAFMHTAHYDALIAQYFLEKTENTEPELLTLTFERQQSLRYGENPHQKASFYKEVFDTKGSLVEADQLHGKELSFNNIHDTNGALEILKEYGNDLPTVVAVKHANPCGIAQADSLSQAFFKANAADPVSIYGGILAMNRELDLATAEQISKVFIEVVVAPAYTEEALVCLTQKKNIRLLLMPTITEKNPGKDYKRVLGGLLIQDRDVKLMDGEPSVATKRTPTEKEWKDLDFAWRAVKNSKSNGISLAKDAVLVANGPGQVSRIWALENAIKQANVSREGASMASDAFFPFEDCVEAAHAAGITAIIQPGGSKNDQRSIDKANEYGMTMVFTGVRHFRH; from the coding sequence ATGCCAAGAGCATTAGTAAGCGTTTTTGATAAGACAGGTGTACTGGATTTATGTAAGGGATTGGCAGAAGAGGGATGGGAGATTGTTTCTACTGGAGGAACTGCACGCCTCTTGAAAGAAGAAGGGATTGCCGTGCTTCCCATCGAAGAGGTAACGGGATTTCCTGAATGTTTGGATGGCCGTGTAAAGACTTTGCACCCGAGAATTCATGGGGGTATTTTAGCGGTTCGATCTTTGGACAGTCATATGAAACAATTGGAAGATCTCAGTGTTTCGCCTGTGGATATGGTTGTCAACAATTTATATCCTTTTCGTGAGACCTTAGAAAAGCCAGGTTCCACTCATGCGGAAATTATTGAGAATATTGATATTGGCGGCCCATCTATGATCCGTGCGGCAGCAAAAAATTATCAAGATGTTGCCATTTTGGTCGATCCTGCCGACTACAAGGAAGTACTTGAAGCTATTAAAGCGGAGGGAGCTACATCGTATGCCTTGAATGAACGTTTGGCGGCAAAAGCTTTTATGCATACGGCCCATTACGATGCCTTGATCGCCCAGTATTTCTTGGAAAAAACAGAGAATACAGAGCCGGAATTATTGACTCTGACTTTTGAACGACAACAATCCTTGCGATATGGAGAAAATCCGCATCAAAAAGCAAGTTTTTATAAGGAAGTTTTTGATACAAAGGGAAGTTTGGTGGAAGCGGACCAATTGCATGGCAAGGAATTGTCTTTTAATAATATCCATGATACCAACGGTGCCCTGGAAATTTTGAAGGAATATGGGAACGATCTACCGACAGTCGTTGCTGTCAAGCATGCTAATCCTTGTGGGATCGCACAGGCAGATTCTTTGTCTCAAGCATTCTTCAAGGCCAACGCGGCGGATCCTGTATCGATCTATGGTGGGATTTTAGCCATGAACCGAGAACTGGATTTGGCTACAGCAGAGCAGATTTCAAAGGTTTTCATCGAGGTGGTAGTAGCCCCAGCCTATACAGAAGAGGCGCTGGTCTGCTTGACACAAAAGAAGAATATTCGCCTGCTTCTAATGCCGACCATTACAGAGAAAAACCCTGGGAAGGATTACAAACGCGTTCTTGGCGGCTTGCTGATTCAGGATCGGGATGTGAAATTGATGGATGGAGAGCCTTCCGTTGCAACAAAGCGAACGCCAACTGAAAAGGAATGGAAAGATCTTGATTTTGCTTGGAGAGCCGTGAAGAATTCAAAATCCAATGGGATCTCTTTGGCCAAGGACGCTGTCTTGGTGGCTAATGGCCCTGGGCAGGTCTCTCGAATTTGGGCATTGGAGAATGCCATCAAACAGGCAAATGTGAGCCGGGAGGGCGCTTCAATGGCATCGGATGCATTTTTCCCGTTTGAGGATTGTGTGGAAGCTGCGCATGCCGCGGGCATTACTGCGATTATACAACCTGGCGGTTCTAAGAATGATCAAAGGAGCATCGATAAAGCCAATGAATATGGAATGACGATGGTCTTTACAGGCGTACGACATTTCCGTCATTAG
- the purN gene encoding phosphoribosylglycinamide formyltransferase, with the protein MKQKKRIAVMISGNGSNLQALIDHQDSLDGEIVLVLSSNEEAKGLERARAVGIDGICIDSNAFAERSVYEQMMLNTLEAYQVDLIVLAGYMRILGPTFIQTYANRLVNVHPALLPSFGGPGYYGERVHQAVLDAGVKVTGATVHFVTEETDAGPIILQECVRVQQKDTIALLQKKVLEVEHRLLVAAVRLFCQDRLIVNHNCVDIVGMEE; encoded by the coding sequence ATGAAGCAAAAGAAACGCATAGCTGTAATGATCTCGGGTAACGGAAGTAATTTGCAAGCCTTGATCGATCACCAAGACAGTCTCGATGGCGAGATTGTCTTGGTTTTGTCGAGCAATGAAGAGGCCAAGGGTCTTGAACGGGCACGGGCTGTTGGCATTGATGGAATCTGTATTGATTCTAATGCCTTTGCCGAGCGAAGTGTATACGAGCAGATGATGTTGAATACATTAGAGGCCTATCAGGTCGATTTGATTGTCTTGGCTGGGTACATGAGAATTCTTGGACCTACCTTTATTCAAACCTATGCCAATCGATTGGTGAATGTGCACCCGGCTCTTTTGCCCTCCTTTGGGGGACCAGGCTATTATGGGGAACGTGTGCATCAAGCGGTGTTGGATGCTGGTGTTAAAGTAACGGGCGCAACGGTACATTTTGTAACGGAAGAAACGGACGCAGGTCCGATTATCTTACAGGAGTGCGTACGGGTTCAGCAAAAGGATACAATAGCCCTTTTGCAAAAAAAAGTACTAGAGGTGGAACATCGCCTATTGGTGGCAGCCGTTCGGCTTTTTTGCCAGGATCGGTTGATTGTAAATCATAATTGTGTTGATATTGTGGGAATGGAGGAGTAG